From Lytechinus pictus isolate F3 Inbred chromosome 6, Lp3.0, whole genome shotgun sequence, the proteins below share one genomic window:
- the LOC135154381 gene encoding uncharacterized protein LOC135154381, protein MAEEKKREKVTLEKEIGKIPEMTVHSGPTNVGLEEALQQLRVSRQAYHGRSFVGNHVHKCLQPENTDLITAAISKKVQSLCPNDRDLIQKAEEIASKYNTLLKLFGACHRGINTGTFLDDSVIDKLDKDIKEYMLFYRQNFPTESVTPKQHLLQYHVIPWFRDWRASLGMMGEQGGESVHCQLNNISRDLRGYNDDLKLNIQCVKNQWILSSPSNYNKFS, encoded by the exons ATGGCtgaagagaagaagagagagaaagttaCACTG gAGAAGGAAATAGGCAAAATACCAGAAATGACAGTTCACTCTGGACCAACTAATGTTGGTCTAGAAGAAGCACTACAGCAGTTGAGAGTGAGCAGACAGGCGTACCATGGTCGTTCATTTGTAGGGAACCATGTACATAAATGTTTACAG CCTGAGAACACTGATCTGatcactgctgctatatcaaagAAGGTACAGTCACTCTGCCCCAACGACCGGGACCTCATCCAGAAGGCAGAAGAGATAGCCAGCAAGTATAATACTTTGCTAAAGCTGTTCGGGGCATGCCACCGGGGTATAAACACGGGTACTTTCCTGGACGACTCAGTCATCGACAAGCTGG ACAAAGACATCAAAGAGTATATGTTGTTCTACCGTCAGAACTTCCCCACAGAGAGCGTGACCCCCAAACAGCATCTATTGCAGTATCATGTCATCCCCTGGTTCAGAGACTGGAGAGCAAGCCTTGGGATGATGGGTGAACAAGGGGGAGAGTCGGTCCACTGCCAACTCAACAACATTTCAAGAGATTTGAGGGGCTACAACGATGACCTCAAACTCAATAtacaatgtgtaaaaaatcagtGGATATTAAGTAGCCCCTCAAATTACAATAAGTTCAGTTAG
- the LOC129263068 gene encoding uncharacterized protein LOC129263068: MDVAIGDLQANLTSIKEKGRDKLKEGRLYEGEIDQCTKDTDTHLQALTDEVNSIIKDAINLDKVKEKMEADKINQEFDDQNQVLQEEIMKINEKIRKNNEEREKQLELIHTNAQIRQRHMDSKKIGLHRDIDNIVKEKDRKIRELMKSLQDDTKTIENAIQTIDTVLEDDKNIVKDGHSVNMSVSDKLKKPLYKNDVKQITDRISCVRFVKSVGREKYDGRIGGYDGEWMLSDTISVKDKITYPIIVGCIDECNVIINGIVSGSPHTYMLDINTNHIQRVITGTNTSLVISCALLNGGNIVCGRRYKGCTGDSLTGCISVYDRQWMRINDVTIQRNTTHDTSSVHVAVDRDGMIIAAERGQSIIYVINPADSKIVNTITCKQDVVMRGVLSSGHIIAQPYPLGKRVLIIDRQGGQREIPHNDDIYNVSVDPITDDMYVVTLDDEYKTCMIDQVMIENEVKKRRVTSFPLSTRMTDQWTVVHRRYHLFLSRVMISSSGKIITSDGDSILVFEKRLTF, from the coding sequence ATGGATGTCGCAATTGGAGACCTTCAAGCAAATCTTACAAGTATAAAAGAAAAAGGGCGGGACAAATTAAAAGAAGGTCGTCTTTATGAAGGTGAAATTGACCAATGCACGAAAGACACAGACACACATCTACAAGCTTTGACAGATGAAGTTAATTCCATAATCAAGGATGCGATCAATTTAGATAAAGTCAAGGAGAAGATGGAGGCTGACAAAATCAACCAAGAATTTGATGATCAGAATCAAGTACTTCAAGAGGAGATTATGAAGATCAATGAGAAGATTAGAAAGAACAATGAAGAGAGGGAGAAACAACTTGAATTAATCCATACAAATGCACAGATTAGACAAAGACACATGGACAGTAAGAAGATTGGTCTTCATAGAGACATTGATAACATTGTTAAAGAGAAGGATAGGAAGATCAGAGAGTTGATGAAATCATTACAGGATGACACAAAAACAATAGAGAATGCAATACAAACCATAGATACAGTACTAGAAGACGATAAAAACATTGTTAAAGATGGTCATAGTGTGAACATGTCAGTGAGTGATAAACTAAAGAAACCACTTTATAAGAATGATGTGAAACAAATCACTGATAGAATATCATGTGTGAGGTTTGTGAAGAGTGTTGGGAGAGAAAAGTATGATGGTAGGATTGGTGGGTATGATGGCGAGTGGATGCTTAGTGATACAATCAGTGTCAAAGATAAAATCACATACCCAATTATTGTGGGTTGCATAGATGAATGTAATGTGATCATCAATGGCATAGTCTCAGGTAGCCCGCATACATACATGTTAGATATTAACACTAACCACATCCAGAGAGTGATAACGGGTACTAATACATCATTGGTAATCTCCTGTGCATTACTGAATGGTGGCAATATAGTGTGTGGTAGACGCTATAAAGGTTGTACAGGGGACAGTTTGACTGGATGCATCAGTGTGTATGACAGACAATGGATGCGCAtcaatgacgtcacaatacaaAGAAACACAACGCACGATACCTCATCGGTGCATGTAGCTGTTGACCGTGATGGGATGATCATCGCTGCTGAGAGGGGTCAGTCTATTATATACGTCATCAACCCAGCTGATAGTAAGATCGTGAATACCATCACATGTAAACAGGATGTAGTGATGCGAGGTGTGCTATCATCAGGTCACATCATCGCTCAACCTTACCCTCTTGGTAAGAGAGTACTAATCATAGACAGACAGGGTGGTCAAAGGGAAATCCCCCACAATGATGACATCTATAATGTCAGTGTTGATCCTATAACAGATGACATGTACGTTGTGACATTAGACGACGAGTACAAGACATGTATGATTGATCAGGTGATGATTGAGAATGAAGTGAAGAAGAGAAGAGTGACGTCATTCCCTCTATCAACTAGAATGACTGATCAATGGACTGTGGTGCATAGGCGATATCACCTTTTCTTATCTCGTGTAATGATCTCATCATCAGGCAAGATAATTACTTCTGATGGAGACAGTATTCTCGTCTTCGAAAAGCGGCTCACATTCTAA